Genomic window (Streptomyces liliiviolaceus):
ACCACACGCACATCCGCGCGCGGGCCGAACCGCGCGAGACCGGAAGGAACCACACGATGTCCTCGACCCCGACGCTCCTGCCCGACGTCGTCCTGAGTCCCGGCAGCCCCCCGATCCTGCGCGCCGACGTCGCAGGGGACACGGCGGGCTGGGCGGCCGTCCACCGCGACGCGCTGCGCGCCGTGGTCGCCGAGCACGGCAGCGTCCTGGTCCGCGGTCTGGGCCTGGACGACCCGGACACGACCGGAGAGGTGTTCCGGCGCCTGGCCACCGGCCTGATGCCCGACCGGGAGTCCTTCGCACCCCGGCGGACGTACGCGGACGGCGTGTACTCCTCCACCAAGTGGCCGCCCAACCAGCAGATGTGCATGCACCACGAGCTGAGTTACTCGGTCGAGTTCCCCGCGCTGATGCTGTTCGCGTGCCTCGACGCGCCGGCCGAGGGCGGCGCCACCGCCGTCGCCGACGCGCCCACGGTGCTCGACGCGCTGCCGGCCGGTCTCACCGAGCGGTTCGCGCGCGAGGGCTGGCTGCTCGCCCGGACGTACAACGACGAGATCGGGGCGTCGGTCGGCGAGGCCTTCGGCACCGAGGACCGCGCCGCCATCGAACGCTACTGCCGGGCCCACGCCATCGAGTTCGCCTGGCAGAGCGACGGCTCCCTGCACACCCGCCAGCGCCGCGCCGCGGTGATCCGGCACCCCGTCACGGGACGGCCCTGCTGGTTCAACCAGATCGCCTTCCTCAACGAGTGGACGATGGACCCCGAGGTGCGGGAGTACCTGGTGGACGTCTACGGCCCCGACGGGCTGCCCTTCAACACCCGCCACGGCAACGGCGACCCGATCGGCGAGGACGTCGTCCGGGAGATCAACGCGGTGTACGAGGCCCACACCGTGCGCGAGCCGTGGCGCTCCGGCGACCTGATGATCGTCGACAACATCCGCACCGCGCACAGCAGGGAGCCCTTCGAGGGCCCGCGCGAGGTGCTCGCCGCACTGGCCGACCCGGTCCGGCTGACCGACTCCACCCCCACGACCGAGGTGAGGACCGCATGACCGGCACGGAACAGGCGGCGCAGGCCGCCGAGACGCGCACCGCTCCCCCGTTCACCGTCGTCTCCGGCGCCCAGGTCCAGCAGGCCCTTGAGGGGCGGGAGTCGGAGATCGCGGACCTCGTCGAGCGGGTGTACCGGCTGCACGGGGGCGGCGACTCGGTGAACCCGCCGTCGTACTTCCTGCGCTTCCCCGACCGTCCGTCGTCGCGGATCATCGCGCTGCCGGCGTCGATCGGCGGGGACATCGGGGTGGACGGCATCAAGTGGGTCTCCAGCTTCCCCGAGAACACGGCGTCCGGGCTGCCCCGGGCCTCGGCCGTGCTGATCCTCAACGACCACGAGACGGGCTACCCGTTCGCCTGCCTGGAGGCGTCGATCATCAACGCCGCCCGGACGGCGTCCTCCGCGGCCCTCGCGGCCGACCGGCTCAGCCGGGGCCGCACCCGGCCGGTCCGGGTCGGGTTCGTCGGCACCGGGCTGATCGCCCGCCACATCCACACCCATCTCACCGCCACCGGCTGGTCGTTCGAGGAGACCGGGGTGTACGACCTGTCCGCGGACAGCGCGGCCGGTTTCCACGGCTATCTGGAACGGTCCGGCGCCAAGGGCCGGCTCACCGTGCACGACAGCGCCGAGTCGCTGATCCGCTCCAGCGATCTGGTGGTCTTCGCCACCGTCGCGGGCACTCCGCACATCCACGACCTCGCGTGGTTCGACCACGCCCCGCTGGTGCTGCACGTGTCGCTGCGCGACCTGGCACCCGAGATCCTGCTCGCCTCGGCCAACTTCGTGGACGACATCGAGCACTGCCTGAAGGCGGAGACCTCTCCGCACCTGGCCGAACGCCTCAGCGGCGGCCGGGACTTCATCGACGGCACGTTGGACGACGTGCTGTCCGGGCGGGTGACCGTGCCGGCCGACCGGACGGTCGTCTTCTCGCCCTTCGGCCTCGGGGTCCTGGACCTCGCGGTCGGCAAGTTCGTCCACGACGAGGTGGCCCGGCGGGGCGAGCCGCACGTCGTGGACGGCTTCTTCCACGAGCTGCGCCGGCACGGCTGACCGGCGGGCGCCGTGCCGCACGGGACGTGGGCACGGCGCCGCACGAAGGCCGCATGAACGAGGGGGACTCATGCCTGTCATTTCCGATCCTTCGGAATTCAACGAGAACGAGCTCTACGTCGACCTGCGGGCGACGATGGGGCTGCCGCTCTTCCTGAAGTGCGAGGGGTTCAATTTCGCGGGGTCGATCAAGATGAAGGCGGCCACCGAGATGGTGGACGCCGCCGAACGCAGCGGCGCCCTGCGACCGGGATCCGTCCTGGTCGAGTCGTCGTCCGGGAACCTGGGCGTGGCACTGAGCGTGATCGCCGCGAGCCGTGGCTACGGGTTCCGGTGCGTGACCGACGCACGCTGCAACCCGGCGACCCGGCGGATGATGGAAGCTCTGGGCAGCGTGGTCCACGTCGTCGAGGAGCCGGCTCTGCACGGCGGCTTCCTGGGCGCCCGGATCGCGTACGTACGGGCGCTGTGTGCCTCGGACGACCGGTACGTCTGGCTCAACCAGTACGCCAACGACAGCAACTGGCGGGCGCACTACCGCACCACTGCGCCGGCCATCGCACGCCGCTTCCCGGACCTGGACGTGCTGTTCGTCGGGGCCGGTACGACCGGCACCCTGATGGGCTGCGCGCGCTGGTTCTGGCAGTGGCGGCGCCGGGTGCGGATCGTCGCGGTGGACACCGTCGGCTCGGTGACCTTCGGCGGGCCCGAGCGCCCCCGGCAGATTCCGGGGCTCGGCATGGGCGTACGTCCGCCGATGCTCGACGAGTCGTACGTCGACGACGTGGTGCACGTGGAGGAGGCGGACACCGTCCGCGTCTGCCGCCGGCTGGCCGCACGGGGGTTCCTGTTCGGCGGCTCCACCGGCACGGTCGTCAGCGGGGCGGCGACCTGGATGGATCTGCACGGGGCACGGGACCTCACGTCGGTGGCGCTCGCCCCCGACCTGGGCGAGCGCTACCTCGACACCGTCCACAGCCCGAGCTGGTCGGTGACCCCGCGCGGTGAGGACACGCTCGGCTCCGGCGACCTGGCCACGCTGTCGCGTCCGGCCTGACGGGACGGCGGCGCTCCGGCGTACGGGGGGTGCGGCGGGAGTTTGGTGACGATCGCCGCACCGCGGGTAGGTTCGCAGGCATGGCAGCCCGCACCCACACCGTGACCAACCAGGCTCCGCCGCTGGTCGCGTACGACCTCTTCACCGCCGACCGGGCCCTGGTGGAGGCGGTCGGCCGGCATCTCGATCCCGCGCTCCTCGACGAGGCGCGCGGCGAGCTGTCCGCCCTCGGGCGCACCTCCGGGTCCGCGCAGGTCCAGAAGTGGGGAGTGCTGGCCAACGAGAACCCGCCGAAGCTGCTCACCCACGACCGCTACGGCGAGCGTCTGGACGAGGTCGAGTTCCATCCGTCCTGGCACCGGCTGCTCGGCAAGGGCGTCTCGGCGGGGCTGACGGCGGCCTGGTCGCGGCCGGGCGGGCATGTGCGGCGCGCGGCCGGTTTCCTGGTCTGGAGCCAGGTCGAGGCGGGCAACGGCTGCCCGCTGTCGATGACCCACGCGGCGGTGCCCGCCCTGCGCACCGACCCGGCGCTCGCCGCGGAGTGGGAGCCCCGGCTCACCTCCACCGTCTACGACCAGGACCTGCGTCCTGCCGCGCGGAAGGCCGGCGCCCTGTTCGGGATGGGCATGACGGAGAAGCAGGGCGGCAGCGACGTCCGTGCGAACACCACGGTCGCACGGCCGCTCGCCGAGGACGGGACGTACGAGCTGACGGGCCACAAGTGGTTCTGCTCGGCGCCGATGTCGGACGGCTTCCTGGTCCTGGCGCAGGCGGGCCCCGCCGGCGAACAGGGCGGACAGGGCGGCCGGGACGCTCTCACCTGCTTCCTGGTGCCGCGCGTGCTGGCGGACGGCACCCGCAACGTCTTCCGGATCCAGCGGCTCAAGGACAAGCTGGGCAACCGGTCGAACGCCTCCGCCGAGGTCGAGTTCGACGGGACCTGGGCGCGCCGGGTCGGCGAGGAGGGGCGCGGGGTGCGCTCCATCATGGGGATGGTCGCCGCGACCCGGCTGGACTGCGTGCTCGGTTCGGCGGGGCTGATGCGGCAGGCGGTCGCGCAGGCCGTGCACCACTGCGAGCACCGCGAGGCGTTCGGCGGCCGGCTGGTCGACAAGCCCTTGATGCGCAACGTCCTGGCGGACCTGGCCCTGGAGTCGGAGGCGGCGACGACCCTCGCGCTGCGGCTGGCCGCCGCGTACGACGACGGCGGCGAGCAGGAGCGGGCCTTCCTGCGGCTCGCGGTGCCGGCGGCCAAGTACTGGGTGACCAAGCGGTGCACGCCCGTCGTGGCGGAGGCCCTGGAGTGCCTGGGCGGCAACGGGTACGTGGAGGAGTCCGGCCTGCCGCGGCTGCTGCGCGAGTCGCCGCTCAACTCCATCTGGGAGGGCGCGGGCAACGTCCAGGCGCTCGATGTGCTGCGGGCCCTCCAGCGGGAGCCGTCCGCGCTGAACGCGTACCTCCAGGAGGTCGGTCTGGCGCGCGGGGCCGATCACCGGCTGGACGGCGCGATCAAGGACCTGCTGACCGAACTCGCCGATCTGGGCGGTGTCGAGGGGCGCGCCCGGCGGCTCGTCGAGCGGATCGCCGTGGTGCTGCAGGGTTCGCTGCTGGTGCGCTTCGCGCCGCCGGAGGTCGCCGACGCGTTCTGCGCGTCACGGCTCGGCGGGGACTGGGGTTCGTCGCTGGGGACGCTGCCGCACACGCTCGACCTGGCCTCGGTGGTGGAGCGGGCCCGCCCCGTCTCCTGACCGGGCCCCGGCCCCGGCGGCCTTCCGGCCGGCTTCGCCACGGGGGTGGTACTGCGCCGACACGGCACCACCCCCGTGCGTCGTAGAGTTTCGGCCGCGCACCGGGCGTCGCACCAGAGTTGCAGAGGGTTGCAACGTCTCCGCACCTTGCTCTTACCTTGCAAACCCTGCATGGGATCTCCGCTGCGTGTTCGGATTGTCGCGCTCGGTGACGGACACCCGTCGCCGGGACGGACCGACAGCTGCCGGCTGTCCACTCAGGCTTTTCGGGAGGACGCGATGGCGCACTCACCCATGAACGTGGCAGGGCTGCCCCCGGGGGACGCGGCGCGGGTGGCCCGCGTGCTCGACGAGGTACGCGACGCCGCACTGTCCGGGCAGCCGGGGCCGCTCGGCCCGCGGCCGGTCATCGGGGAGTCCTGGGGGCGGATGCTGCGCAGCGGTGTCGACCCCGACCACGACTTCCGCGCCGGGCTGCTCGACCGCGACGAGATCGAACGGCGGCGCCGGGAGTCCCCGCTGCGGCACATCCTGCCGGTGCTGCGCGAGGGGCTGTTGTCGGTCGCGGACATCACCCGCCACATCATGGTCGTGGCGGACGAGGAGGGCCGGGTGCTGTGGCGCGAGGGCAGCCGTCCCGTGCTGCACCGGGCCGACGGCTTCGGTTTCGAACTCGGCGCGCACTGGGGCGAGAACGTCGTCGGCACCAACGGGATCGGCACCCCCGCGGTCGTCCGCCGCCCCGTCCAGGTCTTCGCCGCCGAACACTTCGTCCGCACCCACGCCACCTGGACCTGCACGGGCGCGCCGATCACCGACCCGCGCGACGGCCGGCTGATCGGTGTCGTGGACGTCAGCGGGCCCTGGGAGACGATGCATCCGTCGACCCTCGCGTGGGTCGACTCGGTGGCCAAGCTCGCCGAGGCGCGGCTGCGGGAACGGCATCTGGCCGCGCTGGACCGGCTGCGCTCGGTGGCCGCGCCGGTCCTCGCCCGGATCACCGGCCGCGCCCTCGCGGTCGACCGGGACGGCTGGACCGCCGCGGTCACCGGCATGCCGCATCTGGACCGGGTCGCGCTGCCCGTCGCGCCCGGCGCCGACCGGATCTGGCTGCCGTCGCTCGGCCTGTGCTCGGTGGAGCCGCTGACCGACGGCTGGCTGATACGCGCCTCGGACGGACTCCGCGCACCGGGCGGCGCCGCCCGGATCGAGCTGGACGTGTCGCAGCCGCGCCGCTGGTCGCTGACCGTGGTGGACGGAACGGGCACCTGGACCCATGAACCGAGTCCGCGCCACACGGAGTTGCTGTACCTGCTGGCCCTGCACCGCACCGGCCGCAGCGCCGCCGACCTGGCCGACGACATGTTCGGCGACCCGGCCCGCACGGTGACGGTACGGGCCGAGATGTCGCGCGTACGCCGCTACCTGGGGGCCGTCCTGGAACACCGCCCGTACCGTTTCCGCGAGTCGGCCGAGGTGCGGGTGGTCCTCCCGGACGCCCCCGGCGACCTGCTGCCGTATTCGACGGCGCCGGGGGTGGTGCGCGCACGGCTGGCGGGGACGGCGACCGGGGCGGTGGACGCGGGGGGTGTGAACCCTCTGCCGGAGTGACGACGACATCCTCCTCCCTCTGTGGGAGGCATGGGCGCAATCCCGACCTATTACCGGGTATTCGACCTGGCTCGCCCCCCTCTGCCGTACCATCCAACCCACGGCCCCCCACATCCGTCTCCTCCGGCTCAACCGCTGGATCGCAGGAGGCAGTTGGCCGCCGACGCGGGAGGACCTATGACGTATCGAGGCAGACATCGCCGCCGGACCAAGGGGCGTGTGCTGCGGGCCACCCTGTCCGGGGCCGCCCTCGCCCTCACCGCCGCCGCCACCATCATCACCACCTCGCAGGCCGCCGGCAGCGACAACCCCGGCCCCTTGAAGCCGCTCACCTCGTCGGCCGAGATCGGCAAGCTGCAACTGCACGAGAACCTGGTCGCCGAGTCGACGCTGGACACCCTGCAGAGCTCGATGGGCGGGTCCGTCGGGGTCGACGCCGTGCTCAGGAGCGCCAACCACCCGATGCGCAACAAGGCCGACTGCGCCGCGACCGAATCGGCCGCCCTGCCCGTCGAGCCGGCCGCGTCCCGCGCGTACTGCTGGGACAGCGGGGACGCCACCACACAGAAGTGGCTGCCGCAGTCCGTCACCACCTCCGGGGACGCCGACAACGACGGCAAGTGGGGCTCCGACCGGGTGATCCTGGCGGGCTGGGCCCACAACGACCACAAGGCGGGCGAGCCCGACGCCGACAAGGGTCTGGCCCGGGTCGCCTTCATCGACGCGAACGACCCGAAGAACCTCAAGTACCGCTGGGTCCTGCTGGTCGCACCGCTCTCCGGCGGCAAGGACTTCGGGGCGGTCCGCTCGCACGTCGGCGGCATGGTCTGGTACCAGGACAAGCTGATCGTCACCGCGAAGAACGGCGCCGACCACGACAACGCCCTGTTCGTCTTCGACATGAACCGCATCCTGCGGGCCGACGTGAACAGCACGGAGGTCGGCAAAGTGAGCGGCGGCTGGTCGGCGCGCGGCTACCAGTACGTGCTGCCCGCCATCGGCTCGTACAACCTCACCGGCGGGGCGTGCAGCGCGAGTAGCAACGACGGGCGGCCCTGTTTCGCGTCGGTCTCCCTGGACCGGACCTCGACCCCGGACAGCCTGGTCGCCAACGAGTGGTTCAGCTCCGGCGGCACCGAACCGGCCCGCGTCTGGCGCTACCACTACAGCACCGCGAGCGACCGCACGGGCCTGCTCGGCAGCACCGCCGGTGGCCTCGTGAACGCCGACGAGGCGTACGAGACCAAGGCCGTCGGGCTCCAGGGCGTCCTGTCGCACAAGCCGGACGGGGCGGACGAGGCCGACTGGTACACCGGTTACGCCCCGGGCAGCCGCGACCGGCACGGCACGCTGTGGCGCCAGAACGAGAGCGCCGCGAAGGCCGCGCAGTGCGGCGACGGCGGCACGTCGTACGCCTGCTGGGGGCAGCACACCGAGTCCCTGTCGTACTGGCAGGAGACCGGCGAGCTGTGGACGCTCACCGAGTGGGCGGCGAACGAGGACAACGCGTGGGAGGCGCCGGCGATCCCGGAGCGGGTGCTGTACTCGGTCCCGCTGTCGGCGGTCGACGACTCCGTGCAGTGACCCGCGGGAGGGACGGGCGGCCCGCTTTGGAGGGGAGCCCGTCCCCGTGGTTCGCTGGCCCGCATGAGCATCGCTGTGACCACCTGGTCCCTGGAGCAGACCGCTCCGGCAGACCGGCTGCCCGCCGCCGCGCCCGACGGTGACGTCCGGATCGCCCGCGCCGAGGTGCCCTCCCCCGAGTTCAGCCGCTTCCTGTACGCCTCCGTCGGCGGCGACATCCGCTGGACGGACCGGCTCGGCTGGACGTACGCGCAGTGGCTGGAGGACCTGGACCGGCCGGGCACGGAGACCTGGGTCGCGTACGACCGCGGGACGCCCGCCGGCTACGTACAGCTGGAGGCGCAGGACGACGGTGTCGTGGAGATCGTCTACTTCGGGCTGATCCCGGCCTTCCGCGGCCGACGCATCGGCGGCCACCTCCTCTCGTACGCCGTGGCGCGGGCCTGGGACCTGGCCGACCGCTGGCCGGGGCGGGCGACGACGAAGCGCGTCTGGTTGCATACATGCAGCAAGGACGGGGAGCACGCGATGGACAACTATCTGCGCCGCGGCTTCAAGCTCTTCGACACCAAGGTGGAGGAGGAGCCGGACGTGGCCGCCCCCGGGCCCTGGCCCGGGGCACAGGTCGGCTGACCTGGCGGGATGCGATCCGCACCCGATCTTGTGACCGTCACCTCCCTTGTCCCACATCCCGGGACAAGGGTGTCCGCATCCTGGACGAAGCTGGACTGTGTCCAGATCGCCGTGACACGCTTCCGTCATGTCTGGAACTGGAATTGCCTTGGTGAGTCGGCGGCACGTCGACCTCGGCCGCATGTCCAGCGCCATCTGTCCGGTCCGCTGACCCACGGCACCAGGGGCCGCGCCCCCGTGCCCAGCACCACCGACATTCTCCCTGTCTCGACTTGCGCAATGCCGCGCACGCATGCCCGTATGCACTCGTACGCGCAGGTCAGAGCCGCATCCGTCTGTCTCGAAGGACGTAGAAACCATGGCCGCCACTCCGCAGGATCCCGCTGCCGCAACGCCCCGCCGCAAGGTGAGCCGTCACCGCGGTGAGGGCCAGTGGGCCGTGGGTCACTACACCCCGCTCAACGGCAACGAGCAGTTCAAGAAGGACGACGACGGTCTCAACGTGCGGACGCGCATTGAGACGGTCTACTCCAAGCGGGGCTTCGACTCGATCGACCCCAACGACCTGCGCGGCCGTATGCGCTGGTGGGGGCTCTACACCCAGCGCAAGCCCGGCATCGACGGCGGCAAGACCGCGGTCCTGGAGCCGGAGGAGCTGGACGACAAGTACTTCATGCTGCGGGTACGGATCGACGGCGGACGCCTGACCACACAGCAGCTGCGCGTCATCGGCGAGATCTCGCAGGAGTTCGCGCGCGGGACCGCGGACATCACCGACCGGCAGAACGTCCAGTACCACTGGATCCGCATCGAGGACGTCCCGGAGATCTGGGAGCGCCTGGAGGCCGTCGGGCTGTCCACCACCGAGGCCTGCGGTGACACGCCCCGCGTGATCCTCGGCTCGCCCGTCGCCGGGATCGCCGAGGACGAGATCATCGACGGCACGCCCGCCATCGAGGAGATCCACCGCCGGGTCATCGGCAACAAGGACTTCTCGAACCTGCCCCGCAAGTTCAAGACCGCGGTCTCCGGCTCGCCGCTCCTGGACGTGGCGCACGAGATCAACGACGTCGCCTTCGTCGGCGTGAATCACCCCGAGCACGGCCCCGGCTTCGACCTCTGGGTCGGCGGCGGCCTCTCCACCAACCCGAAGATCGGCCAGCGCCTCGGCGCCTGGGTACCGCTCGACGAGGTCGCCGACGTCCACATCGGCGTCCTGTCGATCTTCCGCGACTACGGCTACCGGCGCCTTCGCACCCGCGCCCGGCTGAAGTTCCTGGTCGCCGACTGGGGCGTCGAGAAGTTCCGCCAGGTCCTGGAGGACGAGTACCTGCAGCGCAAGCTCGTCGACGGCCCGGCGCCCGACCAGCCGCTCGCCCGCTGGCGCGACCACATCGGTGTGCACCGGCAGCAGGACGGCCGCTTCTACGTCGGCTTCGCCCCGCGCGTGGGCCGCGTCGACGGCACCACCCTCACGAAGATCGCCGAGCTGGCGGAGGCGCACGGCTCGGGCCGGCTGCGGACCACCGTCGAGCAGAAGATGATCGTGCTCGACGTGGAGCAGGAGCAGATCGACTCCCTGGTGGAGGGCCTCGAAGCCCTCGACCTGAAGGTCAGGCCGTCCAGCTTCCGGCGCGGCACGATGGCCTGCACCGGTATCGAGTACTGCAAGCTCGCCATCGTCGAGACCAAGGTCCGCGGCGCCACCCTGATCGACGAGCTCGAACGCCGTATGCCCGAGTTCGACGAGCCCGTCACCATCAACATCAACGGCTGCCCGAACGCCTGCGCCCGCATCCAGGTCGCGGACATCGGTCTCAAGGGCCAGCTGATGCTCGACACCGAGGGCAACCAGGTCGAGGGCTACCAGGTCCACCTGGGCGGCGCGCTCGGGCTCGAAGCCGGCTTCGGCCGCAAGGTCCGCGGTCTGAAGGTCACCGCGGACGACCTGCCCGACTACGTCGAGCGGGTCCTGAAGCGCTTCGAGGAGGAGCGCGAGGACGGCGAGCGCTTCGCCACGTGGGCCACCCGCGCCTCCGAGGAGTCCCTGACATGAGCGAGCGCGCGGCGCCCTTCTACTGCCCCTACTGCGGCGACGAGGACCTGCGTCCCGGCGAGCAGGGTCACGGCGCGTGGGAATGCGCAGCGTGCAATCGAGCCTTCCAGTTGAAGTTCCTCGGGTTGCTGACCCGTGGATTTCAGCGCAACGACGGTGGAGGGGACGAGATATGACGGCCGTTCGGACCGATACCGATACAGAGAAACAGACCGGCACGGAGAAGCGGACCGGCTCCGAGAGCGACCGGGACAGCGACCGGGACGCGGAGCTCAAGGCGCTCGCCGAGCGGGCCGGCCGTGAACTGGAGGACGCCTCCGCGCTGGAGATCCTCCAGTGGGCCGTGCAGACGTTCGGCAAGCAGTTCTGTGTCACCTCCTCGATGGAGGACGCGGTGGTCGCCCACCTCGCGTCCCGCGCGAACCCCGGTGTGGACGTCGTGTTCCTCGACACCGGCTACCACTTCCCCGAGACCATCGGCACCCGGGACGCGGTCGAGGCCGTGATGGACGTCAACGTCATCACGCTCACCCCGCGCCAGACCGTCGCCGAGCAGGACGCCGAGTACGGGCCGAAGCTGCACGACCGCGACCCCGACCTGTGCTGCGCGCTGCGGAAGGTCGCGCCGCTGGAGCAGGGTCTGACCAAGTACCGCGCCTGGGCCACGGGCCTGCGCCGCGACGAGTCCCCGACCCGCGCGAACACCCCCGTCGTCGGCTGGGACGAGAAGCGCCGCAAGGTCAAGGTCTCGCCGATCGCCCGCTGGACGCAGGACGACGTGGACGCGTACGTGAGCGAGCACGGTGTCCTCACCAACCCGCTCCTCATGGACGGCTACCCGTCCGTCGGCTGCGCCCCCTGCACCCGGCGGGTGCTGGAGGGCGAGGACGCGCGCGCCGGCCGCTGGGCGGGCCGCAACAAGACCGAGTGCGGACTGCACGGCTGACCATGACCGCGACGCCCCCGAAGACCGCGACGACCGTGACCGGCCCGACGGCCTCGATGAACCAGGAGAACCAAGTGACCGGAGCCACCATCTGGCTCACGGGTCTGCCGAGCGCCGGCAAGACCACCATCGCGTACGAACTGGCCACACGGCTGCGCGAGGAGGGCCACCGCGTCGAGGTGCTCGACGGCGACGAGATCCGTACGTTCCTGACGGCGGGCCTCGGCTTCAGCCGCGAGGACCGGCACACCAACGTCCAGCGCATCGGCTTCCTCGCCGATCTGCTGTCCCGCAACGGCGTCAAGACGCTCGTACCGGTCATCGCCCCGTACGCCGACAGCCGCGAGGCGGTGCGCAAGCGCCACCAGGCGAGCGGTGCCGCCTACCTGGAGGTGCATGTCGCGACACCGGTCGAGGTGTGCAGCGAGCGGGACGTGAAGGGCCTGTACGCCAAGCAGGCGGCGGGCGAGATCTCCGGGCTGACCGGGGTCGACGACCCGTACGAGGCGCCCGAGTCGCCCGATCTGCGCATCGAGTCGCACACCCAGTCCGTGCAGGAGTCCGCGGCAGCGCTCTACGCGCTGCTCGCCGAGAGGGGTCTCGCATGACGACCGTCGCCGACGTCTCCGAGGAGGGGACCGACAGCCCGTACGCCCTGAGCCACCTGGACGCTCTGGAGTCCGAGGCGGTGCACATCTTCCGTGAGGTGGCGGGCGAGTTCGAGCGGCCGGTGGTGCTGTTCTCCGGCGGCAAGGACTCCATCGTCATGCTGCACCTGGCGCTGAAGGCGTTCGCGCCCGCCGCGGTGCCCTTCTCGCTGCTGCACGTGGACACCGGGCACAACTTCCCGGAGGTCCTGGAGTACCGCGACCGCAC
Coding sequences:
- a CDS encoding phosphoadenylyl-sulfate reductase, giving the protein MTAVRTDTDTEKQTGTEKRTGSESDRDSDRDAELKALAERAGRELEDASALEILQWAVQTFGKQFCVTSSMEDAVVAHLASRANPGVDVVFLDTGYHFPETIGTRDAVEAVMDVNVITLTPRQTVAEQDAEYGPKLHDRDPDLCCALRKVAPLEQGLTKYRAWATGLRRDESPTRANTPVVGWDEKRRKVKVSPIARWTQDDVDAYVSEHGVLTNPLLMDGYPSVGCAPCTRRVLEGEDARAGRWAGRNKTECGLHG
- the cysC gene encoding adenylyl-sulfate kinase, producing the protein MNQENQVTGATIWLTGLPSAGKTTIAYELATRLREEGHRVEVLDGDEIRTFLTAGLGFSREDRHTNVQRIGFLADLLSRNGVKTLVPVIAPYADSREAVRKRHQASGAAYLEVHVATPVEVCSERDVKGLYAKQAAGEISGLTGVDDPYEAPESPDLRIESHTQSVQESAAALYALLAERGLA